A segment of the Nasonia vitripennis strain AsymCx chromosome 2, Nvit_psr_1.1, whole genome shotgun sequence genome:
ataaagatccgatcttatactaaaacaaaaatagcaatcagattttaaatcaataagctaacaaaaaagtaattaataaaaatgaattttcaatcctatagatatagatatacgtacaatgcatgtaaggggaacgagtctttatctatttaacttaaccaatttaggctaatcacataaagtaaaatgagaaattagttaaacataaagttgttgaaactattaactaaataaaattaagaaggaaaaacatttgaataaaatatgacaataaacttttgctagaaacggatttgacgattgatgagttgcatgttttgatgtaatgcggtatattaattatacaagtatgattaaattgataaaatatagaaagtcttgaacaataattaatttgtttatgtataaaatactgtcaaattaataaaaaatgcacataaatatctgcatatgactatatatgatgtgatttttactatagttaattattatgagataagaaaaaatatttggttttacataaaaacaatacatgagaaataataaaaatgaaaaatagaactaataggatgcgaacttattaattgtcaattaacttttgagttaaaaaaatgtaaaatgaataaagtaaacacaagctaacctatgctttaaacacatacgtatatgaaacatcattaaaaacaacattatttatttattttaaaatacactattattcatgtctagatacaagaacatatttttacaaaaaaacaaattgaatataataatttcataggtttgttgattttataaaatcactaggtgcaagcacttcaatacagtttttatgacaaaaaaaaattatttgcttaaaaaacttataaatgaaatacaacttatttcacttttactaggcaatattatttttttacttttcatgtaaagctactgagaaaactggattatacaagaacttagattataatatttttgtaatatttattattcattctagtttttaatttaaaaaaaggcaaacaatttttttagatttttaaaaactaactaacagtatttttaaatgtattgtaaaatatttatattttattatttcagaagtgatcttcttgtctaatggttaaataaatatggcatctaatagtaatgaagagtcagataacatcaggaaacgcgatgatcgaagatgtgccatgtgtaatatttatattagaaaatcaattggtcgagaaaaggaaatcgaatctgaagttgaaatcgaatatgctaaacaattatcaaataaagatatttacatccatgatgtaatttgtgattcatgtagaaagcgattagccaaatacatatcaagctctaaacctaaaaaggttaatgttccagcaactgcttcgtctcaagattcaaatgtttctgaatcattttctcagctaactgtcacttcatcatctgaggaaagtacacaatcatctgtatacacaataaaggaacaaaaagtacgagcaaccacggaattacttattcaaaggacgattgcgacacataaatatggctttgtttgtgggtaccaaaaacagactaataatatattagttcctttagaggcccgaattcaagtttatagtaaaatgaatgtttttattccacatggcaatagatgctgttgcacacatttaattaaaaaaagattttatgaagatgaactaaataaaattaatattttttccactacaagtacggtatatattgatgaattactacaatttttgagtcaattatcaatgaaagcagacgaaactttattagatacagtagctgaattttccatgcctgaaaaaaaattgaaagtttttacgggattaacgtgggaaaatattaattatcttaaagatcaactcacttctctgaagaattcctgtgtaaggacagcgacacaagccattgtcgtatttttattcaaaatgcgctctgggaattctaactcgctcatctctacaatatttgacattgaaagcgaacaacaagtatctcgtttttgtcaatcagtattattatctttcgaaaaagatttactaccaaaacactttggattagaaaatgtagacagaaatgaattgattgaaaatcaaacttctaatatggcaaagaaattacatcctggtaaacaacttattttgattgctgatggtacttatataaggcatgaaaaaagctctaataacgagtaccaaagaaaatcttattcaggccaaaaaaaagttcctctgactaaaccatttactatatgtactactaatggttatgttgttgaccagttaggtccatatcttgcaaataaaaatgatgctacaatactgattgaaatattggaagagaagcagaatattttacagaaacttcttcgccaaggggacatttttatactggatagaggtttcagggacattaaacaaaaattagaaaatatgggttatattgttttgatgcctgcactcaaaggttcaaaatctcaactttctacgcaagaatcaaatgaaacaagattcacgacaaaactgcgatgggttgttgaagcagtgcacggagttcaaaagaaaaaatataggttattagatcacaaacttgataataaaatggtgaaaaatactggatcttattgtaaaatttcttgctacttaaataacttgtttggcaaacgcctagattctgatgaagacatgcaagatgaaatatttagtgctatgcaatctagaaaaaatgttgaaaatacattagcagttttagtagcagacaaaagatggagtcgtcggaaactaccatttaaaataataacttcggatgatttaccagactttcctgaattaacaataaaagatttgaaaattctgtttacaggaacatatcagcttaaacagacaatatcttacttagcggaaatgcttgacgcagataataatttgaagattggatattcaaaagagactaacaatattctcaaacttgaagttcaatccaggcatattaacagaaaacaatacaaatgtttcgttgagtataaaccaaatggtattggttattctagcatcttaagacactgttgtgattgtgctaacggtaaccgtactataggatgttgtgcgcatattgctgccataatctattatctttcacatggaagatatttatcaaaaatcatacgaccagctgaaattctgtctaaaatgtttcttaatgatcaaattgaagtgtgtattgatgaagatagtgacaatgatgagtgaatcattttttctattgtgaacattcgttatttttaaaaagctacttgtatacgttccataattcattttaaatagcctatgaagataataaattatactttgtacgaattgaacatacttaacttcaattcctttttacctgataattattactgtcaatagattttgaataatcaattaagtagaggcagataagccaaatatggcctttttaagaccacaagacgccaaaagtaccctcaaacgatcgatttcaaggctatgtttagctaaaaacaggcttttttgcgtgaaaacccttgcattatgacatttttaggttagttttgggttacatggtaccaaaaatggcctttttcggcgttaaatcactcaaatgagggcatttttaggttaaagagaaaagcagacactgacagcggcgatattctttttatatatagagagaaaccctttattacctcaaattctgataagaccatcattgaaaacgtaagataatataaaaaatacggcttggagcgaacaaaatatttcatttgattatgttttcatgggaagatatgcaaaactactcaaaaggagtcactttagtaactaaattgtaacataaccagctaaaaacgtgaaaaaatggcaaaaaaatcagtttttggctcaaatcgagttgtgccaccatttttaaggaaaaaacgttagtgccatcgtaaagaacgggaaaaagtacacaaaaaaagtctacttaaaaagttgcacctcaaaaacaagggggtcaaaatatcgattgaaaactttaataatttttttagatccgatatttgaggttatgtaatcccaaaaaaattgcagttattcatgacataaaaatacaccaatgtgaatttttaaaaaaatttttatcctatagggacttcagaaaaaaataaaatcaaaaaaacatgtttatcgacgttactgcgcatgtgcactaggcagagagctaaaaatttggctatgggagtttttttttatcccccatcgaatggtatataacatatatacattttccaagggggccatttcaccatagtaacccggctttataaattttcaaactaaAAATTTACCTTTGTTGTCCAACACAGGTCTTAACATACAAGTCATTGTTTTGACACAAATTATGGAAGCTTTGTATAATTGCTCGAGTAGGAAGGCAAAAGTGCATGGCAGCTTTGAGAGTCTGAATGTCAAACCCTTCTAAATGCTCAAAACATAAATATCCCTTTTCTACATTGTGCTGATCACAGCAGTTATGGACTCCATTGTTTTTGTCAGGAGCCAGAAAAGATTTATCTAATTcctaaaaattaaactttattaaaatctgCATCGATTAATTTTAAGGATTAGCTTGCTTAGTTAAGAAAATACCTGCACTATCTTATCCGTTACACAGTAGCCTGAGTTGCTTGCAGAATATACGTTCTCCAATTTGTTGAATTCTTTACGTAACAGTAATGAATTCTGTGTACTACATCTCCTGTTAAAAGTCCAGAAGGTCCTAATAGAGGAGATTACTGAAATACGTTTTCAAGTATGCAATTACTGGTTTATAACAAGAAGATCTAAAGTGTATTACAACTTACCAGTGAGATATCTTTGATGAAGACACCAGCATTTGTCAAGAAAAATCAGCGTACATCTTCTCTAACTGCTCCAATAGCACGTCCCATCTCATGCACAGCACTGCATAATATTAATGAGAGCACGTAGTATCCCATCTCATTGTAAGGAATGTCAACTCCTGGAACCTGGTgacgattaaattatttttataactttcaaGAACACTAATAATATAAtggtaataaaaatacaattaaatttacCATAAGTTCCAATACTTGttctttcttttcatttgGCGATGCTGAATTGTACAGCCAAATGTTAAGTGTCACTTTTAAAATGACTACTATCGATATTGGAAACAGTAGAATTGTTGAGACCATTCCTGCATTGTACCACAGTGA
Coding sequences within it:
- the LOC116416126 gene encoding uncharacterized protein LOC116416126; this translates as MLVSSSKISHWTFWTFNRRCSTQNSLLLRKEFNKLENVYSASNSGYCVTDKIVQELDKSFLAPDKNNGVHNCCDQHNVEKGYLCFEHLEGFDIQTLKAAMHFCLPTRAIIQSFHNLCQNNDLYVKTCVGQQRLYKFSRGLHFTLQVYCSFFIRFGNH